A window from Neorhizobium sp. NCHU2750 encodes these proteins:
- the fdhF gene encoding formate dehydrogenase subunit alpha, whose protein sequence is MSLIHEIDYGTPASCSQTQVTLTIDGRSITVPEGTSIMRASMEAGIQIPKLCATDMVDAFGSCRLCLVEVEGRNGTPSSCTTPVAANMVVHTQTGRLKDIRRGVMELYISDHPLDCLTCAANGDCELQDMAGAVGLRNVRYGYEGGNHVKPRSDGEVNARWMPKDETNPYFTYDPSKCIVCSRCVRACEEVQGTFALTIEGRGFESRVSPGAHEDFLSSECVSCGACVQACPTATLTEKSVIAIGQPEHSAVTTCAYCGVGCSFKAEMRGEELVRMVPWKDGQANRGHSCVKGRFAYGYASHKDRILNPMIREKISDPWREVTWEEAYAHVATEFRRIQYQYGRESIGGITSSRCTNEETFLVQKLIRAGFGNNNVDTCARVCHSPTGYGLGQAFGTSAGTQNFDSVEQTDVVIVIGANPTDGHPVFGSRLKKRLRQGAKLIVIDPRRIDLVKTPHVEAAFHLPLKPGTNVAVMTALAHVIVTEGLFAEQFIRERCDWSEFEDWAAFVSEEAHSPEATASFTGVPADLVRGAARLFAAGGNGAIYYGLGVTEHSQGSTTVMAIANLAMATGNIGRPGVGVNPLRGQNNVQGSCDMGSFPHELPGYRHISDDATRDTFEKLWGVTLNNEPGLRIPNMLDAAVEGTFKGIYIQGEDILQSDPDTKHVSAGLAAMECVVVHDLFLNETANYAHVFLPGSTFLEKDGTFTNAERRINRVRRVMTPKNGYADWEVTQKLAQAMGLNWNYAHPSEIMDEIATTTPSFAFVSYDYLEKMGSVQWPCNEVHPEGSPIMHVDGFVRGKGKFIRTEYVATDERTGPRFPLLLTTGRILSQYNVGAQTRRTENVAWHGEDRLEIHPHDAEQRGVKDGDWIKLASRSGDTTLRALITDRVSPGVVYTTFHHPDTQANVITTDFSDWATNCPEYKVTAVQVSPSNGPTEWQECYDELSRRSRRIAGKLEAAE, encoded by the coding sequence ATGTCCCTGATCCATGAAATCGACTACGGAACCCCCGCCTCGTGCTCGCAAACTCAAGTCACCCTGACCATTGATGGCCGCTCCATCACCGTGCCGGAAGGCACATCGATCATGCGGGCTTCGATGGAGGCGGGCATCCAGATCCCGAAACTCTGCGCCACGGACATGGTGGATGCCTTCGGCTCCTGCCGTCTCTGTCTGGTGGAAGTCGAGGGGCGCAACGGCACGCCGTCGTCCTGCACCACACCGGTTGCGGCCAACATGGTCGTGCATACCCAGACCGGTCGGCTGAAGGATATCCGCCGCGGCGTGATGGAACTCTATATCTCCGATCACCCGCTCGACTGTCTGACCTGCGCCGCCAATGGCGATTGCGAGTTGCAGGACATGGCAGGGGCGGTCGGGCTTCGCAACGTGCGCTACGGCTATGAAGGCGGCAATCATGTCAAGCCACGCAGCGACGGCGAGGTGAATGCCAGGTGGATGCCGAAGGACGAAACCAATCCCTATTTCACCTATGATCCGTCGAAATGCATCGTCTGCTCGCGCTGCGTGCGGGCCTGCGAGGAAGTGCAGGGCACATTCGCGCTGACGATAGAGGGGCGCGGCTTCGAAAGCCGGGTATCACCCGGCGCGCACGAAGATTTTCTCTCATCCGAATGTGTCTCCTGCGGCGCCTGCGTGCAGGCCTGTCCCACCGCGACACTGACGGAAAAATCGGTGATCGCGATCGGCCAGCCGGAACATTCCGCCGTCACCACCTGTGCCTATTGCGGCGTCGGCTGTTCGTTCAAGGCGGAAATGCGCGGCGAGGAACTGGTGCGTATGGTGCCCTGGAAGGACGGCCAGGCAAACCGCGGCCATTCCTGCGTCAAGGGGCGGTTTGCCTATGGCTATGCCAGCCACAAGGACCGTATCCTCAATCCGATGATCCGCGAAAAGATCTCCGATCCGTGGCGGGAAGTGACCTGGGAGGAGGCCTATGCGCATGTCGCAACCGAGTTCCGCCGCATCCAGTATCAGTACGGCCGGGAATCGATCGGCGGCATAACCTCGTCGCGCTGCACCAACGAGGAGACATTCCTGGTGCAGAAACTGATCCGCGCCGGCTTCGGCAATAACAATGTCGATACCTGCGCCCGCGTCTGCCATTCGCCGACGGGCTATGGCCTGGGACAGGCATTCGGCACTTCGGCCGGCACGCAGAATTTCGATAGTGTCGAGCAGACGGATGTGGTGATCGTCATCGGCGCCAATCCGACGGATGGTCATCCGGTCTTCGGCTCGAGGCTGAAGAAACGCCTGAGGCAGGGTGCGAAGCTGATCGTCATCGATCCGCGCCGCATCGATCTGGTCAAGACACCTCATGTCGAGGCAGCTTTTCACCTGCCGCTGAAGCCCGGCACCAACGTTGCCGTGATGACGGCGCTGGCGCATGTCATCGTTACCGAGGGCCTGTTCGCCGAACAGTTCATTCGCGAACGCTGCGACTGGTCCGAATTCGAGGACTGGGCGGCCTTCGTGTCCGAAGAGGCTCATAGTCCAGAGGCGACGGCGAGCTTCACCGGCGTTCCGGCCGACCTCGTTCGGGGTGCTGCCAGGCTTTTTGCGGCCGGTGGCAATGGCGCGATCTATTACGGGCTCGGAGTCACCGAGCATAGCCAGGGATCCACCACGGTGATGGCGATTGCCAATCTTGCCATGGCGACTGGCAATATCGGTCGGCCGGGCGTTGGCGTAAATCCGCTGCGCGGCCAGAACAACGTGCAGGGCTCCTGCGACATGGGCTCGTTTCCGCACGAGTTGCCGGGCTATCGGCATATCTCCGACGATGCGACGCGCGACACGTTCGAAAAGCTCTGGGGTGTGACGCTGAACAATGAACCAGGCCTGCGTATCCCCAACATGCTGGACGCTGCCGTGGAAGGCACGTTCAAGGGCATCTATATCCAGGGCGAGGACATTCTGCAGTCCGATCCGGATACAAAGCATGTCTCGGCCGGTCTGGCCGCGATGGAATGCGTCGTCGTTCACGACCTCTTCCTCAACGAGACGGCCAATTACGCCCATGTCTTCCTGCCGGGCTCGACCTTTCTGGAAAAAGACGGGACCTTCACCAATGCCGAGCGGCGCATCAACCGCGTACGCCGCGTCATGACGCCGAAGAACGGCTATGCCGATTGGGAGGTGACGCAGAAGCTTGCCCAGGCCATGGGGCTCAACTGGAACTATGCCCATCCTTCCGAAATCATGGACGAGATTGCGACGACGACGCCGAGCTTTGCCTTCGTCTCCTACGACTATCTCGAAAAAATGGGCTCGGTTCAGTGGCCCTGTAACGAGGTGCATCCTGAAGGATCGCCGATCATGCATGTGGATGGTTTCGTCCGGGGCAAGGGCAAATTCATCCGTACCGAATATGTGGCGACCGACGAGCGCACCGGGCCGCGCTTTCCGCTGCTGCTCACGACCGGGCGCATCCTTTCGCAATATAATGTCGGTGCCCAGACGCGGCGTACCGAGAATGTTGCCTGGCATGGCGAGGACCGGCTTGAAATCCACCCGCATGATGCCGAGCAGCGCGGCGTCAAGGATGGTGACTGGATAAAGCTCGCAAGCCGTTCGGGCGACACGACGCTGCGCGCCCTGATCACCGATCGCGTCTCCCCGGGTGTCGTCTACACGACCTTCCACCACCCGGACACGCAAGCAAATGTGATCACCACCGACTTTTCCGACTGGGCGACGAACTGTCCGGAATACAAGGTGACTGCGGTGCAGGTGTCCCCGTCCAATGGTCCGACCGAGTGGCAGGAATGTTATGACGAACTGTCTCGCCGTTCACGACGGATCGCCGGCAAACTGGAGGCAGCAGAATAA
- a CDS encoding formate dehydrogenase subunit delta, translating into MANQIATFFLSQPEKVRAEGVATHINKFWEPRMRRHLFEHLDQGGEGLLPLVVEASVLIRRPPKPGAQGMAELTSVARETSRAVVGGGQGVADHSSDEGSVPTSC; encoded by the coding sequence ATGGCAAACCAGATCGCAACCTTCTTCCTGTCGCAGCCGGAAAAGGTGCGAGCGGAAGGAGTTGCCACGCATATCAACAAGTTCTGGGAACCACGGATGAGACGGCATCTGTTCGAGCACCTGGACCAGGGAGGCGAGGGGCTTCTGCCGCTTGTTGTCGAGGCATCAGTCCTTATCCGGAGACCGCCCAAGCCAGGCGCACAGGGCATGGCGGAGCTAACATCGGTGGCGCGCGAGACGTCACGTGCGGTAGTCGGCGGCGGACAGGGTGTTGCAGACCATTCTTCTGATGAAGGAAGCGTGCCGACGTCGTGCTGA
- the cydC gene encoding thiol reductant ABC exporter subunit CydC, whose amino-acid sequence MRDLYRLFVIARPWYGRMALGIALSVIVILSNVALLALSGWFITAMALAGLGVLSLEFFTPAAAIRGLAVLRTIARYLERLVTHDATFAVLAELRVWLFAKLEPLAPARLQNFRDGDVLARFRNDIDSLSHFYLKVMVPACAAAIASLALLAFLAVFSPVVAVIEAIALMLAGIVIPLMVQSLSARRGAAVAHARADLQAGSVDLIRGLDELQVAGAVSDKSAGLLERSRDLIEAQRTITRLSAGGNAASGLVGQGAVLATFVMVFAAKGETAWSSPFAVMLLFAVMAGGEIVTALPAAFAALGVAVEAARRIFIISDLEPAVRAPLSTPSVGALPTSFDVSFRNVTMRYAPTGPFVLTNFSFTLRQGGHLTLAGPSGSGKTTVLDLLQHFWEPEVGEILIGGRNIRDLPDDVLRRIITVVGQHTHLFNATVRDNLRLVRPDADDADIWHALEQSSIADEIRALPAGLDTVVGELGAYLSGGQARRIAIARAFLSDAPIVLLDEPTEGLDALNAHRVSLALDRFLKGRTAIIVSHRKGIADSSRNHAHATTDMATRASEILKPKRSENDGRRDTIFLDRRLKDQATSR is encoded by the coding sequence ATGCGTGATCTCTATCGGCTTTTCGTCATTGCCCGCCCATGGTATGGACGCATGGCGCTCGGCATCGCGCTTTCCGTGATCGTCATCCTTTCCAATGTGGCGCTTCTTGCGCTCTCCGGTTGGTTCATCACGGCCATGGCGCTCGCCGGGCTTGGTGTTTTGAGCCTGGAATTCTTCACCCCGGCGGCAGCCATACGCGGGCTTGCCGTCCTGAGGACCATTGCCCGCTACCTCGAACGCCTGGTCACCCATGACGCGACATTCGCAGTCCTCGCCGAACTGCGTGTCTGGCTGTTCGCAAAGCTCGAACCGCTGGCCCCTGCCCGGCTGCAAAACTTCCGCGATGGCGATGTCTTGGCGCGTTTCAGAAACGATATCGACAGTCTCAGCCATTTCTATCTGAAGGTCATGGTGCCGGCTTGCGCCGCGGCGATTGCATCGCTCGCTCTCCTAGCCTTTCTAGCCGTATTTTCGCCGGTCGTCGCCGTCATCGAAGCCATAGCGCTAATGCTTGCGGGCATCGTCATTCCGTTGATGGTCCAGTCGCTCAGTGCGAGGCGGGGTGCGGCAGTCGCACACGCACGCGCCGATCTCCAGGCCGGCTCCGTCGACCTGATCCGTGGGCTCGATGAATTGCAGGTTGCGGGCGCCGTCAGTGATAAGTCGGCGGGGCTTCTGGAGAGATCCAGAGATCTGATCGAGGCCCAGCGGACCATCACCCGGCTTTCAGCCGGCGGCAACGCCGCATCGGGTCTGGTCGGACAAGGTGCTGTTCTTGCGACATTCGTCATGGTCTTTGCCGCCAAGGGTGAAACTGCATGGAGTTCTCCGTTTGCTGTCATGCTGTTGTTTGCGGTTATGGCGGGCGGCGAGATCGTAACGGCTCTACCGGCCGCCTTCGCGGCCCTTGGGGTGGCGGTTGAGGCGGCAAGGCGGATCTTCATCATTTCAGATCTGGAGCCTGCGGTACGGGCTCCTCTGTCTACCCCGAGCGTCGGGGCATTGCCTACAAGCTTCGACGTTTCCTTCCGCAATGTCACGATGCGCTATGCGCCAACCGGACCCTTCGTCCTGACGAACTTCAGCTTCACTCTAAGACAGGGCGGGCATCTCACCCTGGCGGGCCCGAGTGGCTCCGGGAAAACCACGGTCCTTGATCTCCTGCAGCATTTCTGGGAGCCGGAGGTCGGCGAAATTCTCATCGGCGGACGGAATATTCGGGATTTGCCGGACGACGTCCTCAGGCGCATAATCACCGTTGTCGGGCAACACACTCATCTCTTCAATGCGACCGTCCGCGACAATCTTCGGCTGGTGCGCCCGGACGCAGACGATGCGGATATCTGGCATGCACTGGAACAATCCTCCATCGCCGACGAAATTCGCGCGTTGCCAGCAGGACTGGATACAGTCGTCGGTGAACTGGGCGCCTATCTTTCCGGCGGCCAGGCCCGGCGCATCGCCATCGCGCGCGCCTTCCTTTCCGACGCGCCGATCGTTCTTCTGGACGAGCCGACCGAGGGATTGGATGCGCTCAACGCCCACCGTGTTTCTTTAGCGCTCGACCGCTTCCTGAAGGGCAGAACCGCGATCATCGTTTCCCATCGCAAGGGAATAGCAGATAGCTCGCGCAATCATGCTCATGCGACCACCGACATGGCGACAAGGGCAAGCGAGATCCTTAAGCCGAAGAGATCGGAAAACGATGGTCGCCGCGACACCATTTTCCTCGACCGCCGCCTTAAGGATCAAGCTACGTCCCGTTGA
- the cydD gene encoding thiol reductant ABC exporter subunit CydD produces the protein MTPTTSRDRTAPDSPEQIRAAGRWLSSLAREVKGRFYLTILTAGLGAAATICQCWLLARLIDGAAIRGETLSVLQPYLWLLGLAMLLRAGLDALRQAFGFETAANIRQGLRTLLLERIAILGPAWASTQRSGAVAATLSEGVEAIESYFSAYLPQRMIAGLVPLAILVVLYPFDWVSGTILLVTAPIIPLFMIIVGKGAEALNRRQWRRLALMSAHFFDVVAGLTTLRQSGAARRQASIVGAISQDYRQVTMQVLRLAFLSSLVLEFFATIATAMVAVYVGFRLFYGTMAFLPGLFALLLAPEFFRPLRDMGAHYHARMEALGATESLLAILHAPLPVAGASLPLMNRAPREIRFENVCFNHSDGPGLADLSFTLRQGQTLALVGASGAGKTTVVRLLLGLLRPDTGRILIDGQDLSAINLSAWQSLIGWLPQRPTIFSGTIESNICLGIPDASEEDIRLAAQRANASSFIEALPDGYQHAVGDGGRGLSGGQIRRVALARALLAKPSVLILDEPTAALDEVNAERTISSVINAFPEALRLIVTHDLKLAAEADAVIVLADGKVLRAGPPAVLETEDVNASQYEELMAGSARDA, from the coding sequence ATGACCCCGACCACGTCCAGAGACAGAACAGCTCCCGACAGCCCGGAACAAATCAGGGCAGCCGGTCGCTGGCTTTCATCTCTGGCACGCGAGGTCAAGGGACGTTTCTATCTGACCATACTGACAGCGGGACTGGGAGCGGCAGCCACCATCTGCCAATGCTGGCTGCTTGCCCGCCTTATCGATGGCGCCGCCATACGTGGCGAAACCCTTTCGGTCCTGCAGCCTTATCTTTGGCTTCTCGGGCTTGCGATGCTCCTGCGCGCCGGGCTCGACGCACTGCGCCAGGCCTTCGGCTTCGAGACCGCCGCCAACATACGCCAAGGATTGCGTACCTTGCTCCTTGAGCGGATCGCGATACTGGGACCGGCCTGGGCCTCGACGCAACGCAGCGGCGCAGTTGCCGCAACCCTGAGCGAAGGCGTTGAGGCTATTGAATCCTATTTCTCCGCCTATCTGCCGCAGCGCATGATCGCCGGGCTTGTGCCGCTTGCCATTCTTGTCGTTCTCTATCCTTTCGACTGGGTATCGGGCACCATATTGCTCGTGACTGCGCCGATCATACCTCTCTTCATGATCATCGTCGGCAAGGGTGCGGAAGCGCTCAATCGCAGGCAATGGAGGCGCCTGGCCCTCATGAGCGCGCACTTCTTCGACGTCGTGGCCGGCCTGACCACCCTGCGCCAGTCTGGCGCGGCCAGACGTCAGGCATCGATCGTTGGCGCGATTTCGCAAGACTATCGCCAGGTGACGATGCAAGTTCTGCGGCTCGCCTTCCTGTCGTCGCTGGTACTCGAGTTCTTTGCAACGATCGCCACGGCCATGGTGGCCGTCTATGTCGGCTTTCGCCTCTTTTACGGCACCATGGCATTCCTGCCTGGTCTCTTCGCCCTGTTGCTCGCGCCGGAATTCTTTCGCCCCCTGCGCGATATGGGCGCCCATTACCATGCGCGGATGGAAGCGCTCGGTGCTACCGAGTCGCTCTTGGCAATCCTCCATGCACCTCTGCCCGTGGCAGGCGCAAGCTTGCCGTTGATGAATAGGGCGCCACGCGAAATCCGCTTCGAAAATGTCTGTTTCAACCATTCTGACGGACCAGGGCTTGCGGATCTATCTTTCACGCTGAGACAGGGGCAAACGCTTGCCCTCGTCGGCGCCAGCGGCGCCGGTAAAACGACCGTCGTCAGGCTTCTACTCGGCCTGCTGCGACCGGATACAGGTCGGATCCTCATTGATGGACAGGATCTTTCCGCCATCAACTTGAGCGCCTGGCAGAGCCTCATTGGTTGGCTGCCGCAACGCCCGACAATTTTTTCCGGGACGATCGAAAGCAATATTTGCCTCGGCATCCCGGATGCGAGCGAGGAGGACATACGTCTAGCCGCGCAGCGCGCCAACGCGTCGAGCTTCATCGAGGCACTTCCGGATGGCTACCAGCATGCGGTCGGCGATGGTGGCCGCGGCCTTTCCGGTGGCCAGATCCGCCGCGTCGCACTTGCGCGTGCTCTGCTGGCGAAGCCATCGGTCCTCATCCTCGACGAGCCGACTGCAGCACTTGATGAGGTAAATGCGGAGCGGACGATCTCATCAGTCATCAATGCTTTCCCGGAGGCTTTGCGGCTGATCGTGACCCATGACCTGAAGCTTGCCGCGGAGGCGGATGCCGTGATCGTTCTGGCGGACGGGAAAGTTCTGAGAGCCGGGCCGCCCGCTGTCCTTGAAACAGAAGATGTCAATGCTTCGCAGTATGAGGAACTAATGGCAGGGAGCGCCCGCGATGCGTGA
- a CDS encoding cytochrome ubiquinol oxidase subunit I: MDGDALTNLVTRIDFALISSVHILFPPLTIGLAALLLISEALWVKTGKESWYRLCRFFEKLFIVNFGAGVATGVTMEMAFGILYGRFSQAAGPFFGQVLGYETITAFMYEAGFIGLMIFGWGKISRGMHLFATFNVALSSTLSAMWILVANSWMQTPTGVEYRNGIFYVTDWIAALFNPNAIAAFPHMLLASFELSLCFVVAICAWFVLRRRHVELFLKPLTYALAALVVVAAAQIWLGDVLGEQTLESKPAALAAMEGQYDTTDKDGNVNTAWNIIGWPNAKGDGLAWSISIPHALSLIETKTWNGAVTGLNSFPADNRPPVILPFYSFRVMAAAGGAILLLALWGVWLRMRGKLTVENAPSQKLFLMACVAVLALPYLAVVAGWWTREIGRQPWIVYGLMRTEDGMSAMTLGLAAFWFVGFAIFEAAVVAGTIWFLAKVVRIGPDLESALPGEGHEHLGELNVPAGGHADKPEYLRPV, encoded by the coding sequence ATGGACGGCGACGCCCTAACAAATCTCGTTACCCGTATCGATTTTGCACTCATCTCCTCGGTACATATTCTATTTCCCCCGCTTACCATCGGACTTGCGGCGCTCCTGCTGATTTCGGAAGCTCTCTGGGTCAAAACAGGCAAAGAGTCCTGGTATCGGCTCTGTCGCTTTTTTGAGAAGCTGTTCATCGTGAATTTCGGTGCCGGCGTCGCCACCGGCGTAACCATGGAAATGGCATTCGGTATTCTCTACGGCCGTTTCTCCCAGGCGGCGGGACCGTTCTTCGGTCAAGTTCTGGGCTATGAAACGATTACCGCATTCATGTACGAGGCCGGCTTCATCGGCCTGATGATCTTCGGCTGGGGCAAGATCAGCCGAGGCATGCATCTGTTTGCCACGTTCAACGTGGCGCTCTCCTCTACGCTCTCGGCCATGTGGATCCTGGTGGCAAATTCCTGGATGCAGACACCGACCGGTGTTGAGTACAGGAACGGCATTTTCTACGTCACCGACTGGATCGCCGCCCTTTTCAATCCCAATGCCATCGCCGCCTTCCCGCATATGCTTCTGGCAAGCTTCGAACTTTCGCTCTGCTTCGTGGTTGCAATCTGCGCCTGGTTCGTCCTGCGTCGCCGCCATGTAGAACTGTTCTTGAAGCCTCTGACATATGCACTCGCGGCACTCGTCGTTGTCGCTGCCGCGCAGATATGGCTGGGCGACGTGCTGGGTGAGCAGACACTCGAAAGCAAACCCGCCGCGCTCGCCGCGATGGAAGGCCAATACGACACGACTGATAAGGACGGTAATGTCAACACCGCTTGGAACATCATCGGCTGGCCGAATGCTAAGGGTGACGGGCTTGCCTGGTCGATTTCGATCCCGCATGCGCTCAGTCTGATCGAGACGAAGACCTGGAACGGCGCGGTGACCGGCCTGAACAGCTTCCCAGCCGATAACCGGCCTCCGGTCATTCTTCCCTTCTATTCGTTCAGGGTCATGGCCGCGGCTGGCGGCGCGATCCTGCTGCTTGCTCTTTGGGGCGTTTGGCTGCGCATGCGTGGCAAGCTCACGGTCGAAAATGCGCCCTCTCAGAAGCTGTTCCTGATGGCCTGCGTCGCGGTCCTGGCCCTGCCCTACCTGGCTGTGGTCGCCGGTTGGTGGACCCGCGAAATCGGTCGCCAACCATGGATCGTCTATGGCCTCATGCGCACCGAAGACGGCATGAGTGCCATGACGCTGGGGCTCGCCGCCTTCTGGTTCGTCGGTTTTGCGATCTTCGAGGCAGCGGTGGTTGCCGGCACGATCTGGTTCCTGGCCAAGGTCGTGCGTATTGGACCAGATCTGGAAAGTGCGCTTCCCGGGGAGGGTCACGAGCATCTCGGCGAACTGAATGTGCCTGCCGGCGGCCATGCTGACAAACCCGAATATCTGCGGCCCGTTTGA
- a CDS encoding OFA family MFS transporter, translating into MAVAGTTTQGVTQAGLLDRERIIAKPGFNRWLVPPAALAIHLCIGMAYGFSVFWLPLTKAIVGTTDPACASQGLVSALFSTSCNWRVADLGWIYTLFFVLLGCSAALWGGWLEHVGPRKAAFVSACCWCGGILLAAVGVVVHQLWLMWLGAGVIGGIGLGLGYISPVSTLIKWFPDRRGMATGMAIMGFGGGAMIGAPLANILMNTFKTDVSVGVWQTFVVMALIYFCFMMGGAFGYRIPPSGWRPDGWTPKVNNGKAMITHGHVHLRDAHKTPQFWLIWAVLCLNVSAGIGVIGMASPMLQEIFAGSLIGLPDLTFSQLDAGQKVQIAAIAAGFTGLLSLFNIGGRFFWASLSDKIGRKNTYYCFFVIGIILYALAPTLADMGSKALFVLAFGVILSMYGGGFATIPAYLADIFGTQFVGAIHGRLLTAWATAGILGPVVVNYIREAQISAGVAPGPALYTGTMYILAGMLVLGLIANALVRPLSDKWFMSDAEVASLQAKSAAANAGPTGSFGIGKGGFDAKALLAWAVVGIPLLWGIWVTLRSSLALF; encoded by the coding sequence ATGGCAGTTGCAGGAACAACGACACAGGGCGTGACGCAGGCGGGCTTGCTCGACCGGGAACGGATCATCGCCAAACCAGGCTTCAACCGCTGGCTCGTGCCGCCGGCAGCACTTGCGATCCATCTTTGTATCGGCATGGCCTATGGTTTCAGCGTCTTCTGGCTGCCGTTGACGAAAGCGATTGTCGGCACGACGGATCCGGCCTGCGCCAGCCAGGGCCTAGTCTCGGCACTGTTCTCGACGAGTTGCAATTGGCGTGTGGCGGATCTCGGCTGGATCTATACGTTGTTCTTCGTTCTTCTCGGTTGCTCGGCAGCCCTTTGGGGAGGCTGGCTGGAACATGTCGGTCCACGCAAGGCCGCTTTCGTTTCGGCCTGCTGCTGGTGCGGCGGCATCCTGCTCGCCGCGGTCGGGGTGGTCGTTCATCAACTGTGGCTGATGTGGCTCGGCGCTGGCGTGATCGGCGGCATAGGCCTTGGGCTCGGCTATATTTCGCCCGTGTCGACGCTGATCAAATGGTTTCCGGACCGTCGCGGTATGGCGACAGGCATGGCCATCATGGGCTTTGGCGGCGGCGCGATGATCGGCGCTCCGCTCGCCAATATCCTGATGAACACGTTCAAGACCGATGTCTCCGTCGGCGTCTGGCAGACCTTTGTCGTCATGGCACTCATCTACTTCTGCTTCATGATGGGCGGGGCTTTCGGATATCGTATTCCGCCCTCCGGCTGGCGCCCGGATGGCTGGACGCCGAAGGTCAACAACGGCAAGGCGATGATCACGCATGGGCATGTGCATCTGCGCGACGCGCATAAGACGCCGCAATTCTGGCTGATCTGGGCGGTGCTGTGCCTCAATGTCTCTGCCGGTATCGGTGTCATCGGCATGGCCTCGCCAATGCTGCAGGAAATTTTTGCAGGCTCGCTGATCGGGCTGCCGGACCTTACGTTCTCGCAACTCGACGCCGGCCAGAAGGTGCAGATCGCGGCGATCGCCGCCGGCTTTACCGGCCTCTTGTCGCTGTTCAATATCGGCGGCCGCTTCTTCTGGGCTTCGCTCTCGGACAAGATCGGCCGCAAGAATACCTATTACTGCTTCTTCGTCATCGGCATCATCCTCTATGCACTGGCTCCCACCCTTGCCGACATGGGAAGCAAGGCGCTGTTCGTGCTCGCCTTCGGTGTCATCCTGTCGATGTATGGCGGTGGTTTCGCGACCATTCCTGCCTATCTGGCCGACATCTTCGGTACCCAGTTCGTCGGTGCCATTCATGGCCGGTTGCTCACCGCCTGGGCGACCGCCGGCATTCTGGGGCCTGTCGTCGTCAATTATATTCGCGAGGCGCAGATCAGCGCCGGCGTCGCGCCCGGCCCGGCGCTTTATACCGGTACGATGTATATCCTCGCCGGCATGCTGGTGCTTGGGCTCATTGCGAATGCTCTGGTTCGACCATTATCTGACAAATGGTTCATGTCGGATGCCGAGGTGGCGTCACTTCAGGCGAAATCGGCCGCTGCCAATGCTGGGCCGACCGGTTCGTTCGGTATCGGTAAGGGTGGTTTCGACGCAAAGGCACTGCTTGCCTGGGCTGTCGTCGGCATTCCGCTCCTCTGGGGTATATGGGTGACGTTGAGGAGCAGTCTGGCCCTGTTCTGA
- a CDS encoding cytochrome d ubiquinol oxidase subunit II, translating into MDVLTHTQQFLAIAWWLALGVSVLLYIALDGADLGAGIFSLFVKDHHEKSAIMGAMAGTWDANETWLIVAGGILFGTFPFVYGSAFSYLMIPLALVLWGIMSRAVALEFHHLASPFWQRFSEWVFGVSSLAVTFFGGMSVGAALQGFELDKPAVGVPHYVGGAFSFVSSFSIWTGLAACVAMTLSGVLFVRARFEKAEPIRQDAARWTAVIFWFAIASVLVTVVWSAISFDWARAKWFGSHFWIWWLFGIAALLCIEQVRRDTLKDRDLVAILWFNAATLILGLGMLLTMFPWLVPNTWTIWAGASPQVSLITFTMTMGGFLPVMIMYNWYQIWVFRGRVSKLVAYAGH; encoded by the coding sequence ATGGACGTACTTACACATACGCAGCAATTCCTTGCCATCGCCTGGTGGCTTGCACTTGGCGTCAGCGTTCTTCTCTATATCGCGCTTGACGGCGCCGATCTCGGTGCCGGGATCTTCTCGCTTTTCGTCAAGGATCACCACGAGAAGAGTGCCATCATGGGCGCCATGGCCGGAACATGGGATGCCAACGAGACCTGGCTGATCGTCGCCGGCGGCATCCTCTTCGGCACCTTCCCATTCGTCTACGGATCGGCCTTTTCCTACCTGATGATCCCGCTGGCGCTGGTTCTCTGGGGCATCATGTCCCGTGCCGTCGCACTTGAATTCCACCATCTTGCTTCACCATTCTGGCAGCGCTTTTCCGAATGGGTATTCGGCGTTTCAAGCCTTGCCGTCACCTTCTTCGGCGGGATGAGCGTCGGCGCTGCGTTGCAGGGTTTCGAGCTCGACAAGCCAGCAGTGGGCGTGCCTCATTATGTTGGCGGCGCCTTCAGCTTCGTCTCGTCATTCTCGATCTGGACTGGTCTTGCCGCCTGCGTTGCCATGACGCTTTCCGGTGTCCTGTTTGTACGAGCCCGCTTCGAGAAGGCTGAGCCGATCCGCCAGGATGCTGCGCGCTGGACTGCCGTGATCTTCTGGTTTGCGATCGCATCGGTCCTGGTGACGGTGGTCTGGAGCGCAATCTCCTTTGACTGGGCACGGGCGAAATGGTTCGGCAGCCACTTCTGGATCTGGTGGCTCTTCGGTATCGCTGCGCTTCTGTGCATCGAGCAGGTCCGCCGCGATACGCTCAAGGACAGGGACCTCGTCGCTATCCTGTGGTTCAATGCCGCTACTCTCATTCTCGGGTTGGGCATGCTGTTGACGATGTTCCCATGGCTCGTGCCGAACACCTGGACGATCTGGGCCGGCGCCAGCCCGCAGGTTTCGCTCATCACCTTCACCATGACGATGGGCGGCTTCCTGCCTGTGATGATCATGTATAACTGGTACCAGATCTGGGTGTTTCGCGGTCGCGTCTCCAAGCTGGTCGCCTATGCCGGGCATTGA